In Leptotrichia buccalis C-1013-b, the genomic window GGCTTATGCCTTGCGGAGAAGGTGCAGGATATGCTGGCGGGATTATGTCGGCGGCAGTTGATGGGATAAAATGTGCGGAGTATGTGATTGATTATTTTATTGAAAAATAAAAAATCCACTACTTAACTTTTTTTTACTAAAGTGCTATAATGAAAAGGAAATAAAAAAGAATGATTAGATTTTGTTTGAATTAATAAAAAAAATGGCTACTTTTCCGTAGAAAGGTAACCTGATAAGAACTCCGTAGAGCCTAAATTCTTATCGTTAATTCCTAAGATTTCTGTTATACTAGCATTAGAACACATATCATTTCTCCTTGTTTTTTATTTTGTGCGATTTAAATTATACACGAGATTTGATGTGTGTTCCTATTTTTTTGCAAATATTTAGCGTTGGGAGAGAATTTTTTCTCTCACCAACGCTAAATATTATACAACCACTTTTCCTTAAAATAAATGTATGAATCTATCTATCTTATCTACTCAAATAACTAATGTATGCATATTGCTACTACAAGAGGACCTAAGACTGTAAGTAAAATATTTCCCATTGCATATCCTGGTGTATATGCTATAGCAAAAATACTTGAATCATATTCCTCCACAACTCCGTTAAGTGCTGCTGTACACGTTCCAGCACCACATAGAGCACCAATGATATCTACAGCATCCAACTTTAACACAAATCTTCCAAAGTAAACGGAAGCAATATGAGGCAAAATGGTTACCAAAATACCAATTAATAGTACCTTTAAGCCCATAGATTGCAATGCAGATATGAAGGAAGCTCCAGAAATAAGTCCCACAATGGCTATAAAGAGATTTAATCCAACACTCTTACAAAACCATCGGGTTGCTTTCGGCATCAGTCCATAGTTAGAATGTCTATCTTGATAATATCCGAACAGAAGTCCTCCAATTAAAGCTCCTCCACCAGATCCAAGTGTAATCGGAATTTTGGATACAACGAAGCTGATTGCACCTATTAATAGACCAACTACAAGCCCGATGCTGATAAAAGATATATCTGTCTCAGTTCCTGTATCCTTCACATACCCAAGTTTCTTTACAGCCTTAGAAATAGCAGCTTTTGGTCCCACCAATATCAAGTGATCAAGAGCCTTTAACTCCTCCTCTTCAGGGAGAATATTGTTATCTCTCATCCTTTCTGAAATGACGATTCCATTTTCTGAAAGATTCTTTATAACATCTAGAGAGAAATTGTTAGTTAAAACTATTTCTTGCTTTACCACATCTAGCCTAAGAGCTTCTGAATCATTAGTTTCCTTCATGCCAGAAGCTTCAAAATTTAATACTGCATCAAGAAGTCCTATAATCATAACTGTATCCTTCTCAAGAAGCTGCACATCCGGTGCAAGATTCACCTGTTTACCATCTCGAAGAATCTGAATTATTGTAAGAGAATCATCGTACTGTTCTTCAATGGAACCGATTGTTTTGCCAATAAGTTCTGCACCTTTTTCTAAGCAAAATGCACGTGCTTTAATATTTCCAACCACAGTGTTTTCCGAAGAAGACTCATGGAAATTTGTTTGCTCAATTTTCTTCTTAACTGTATCTGTCAAATTTGCACCAATTAACTTCGATGCACCATTTCTCAAAAACACAACTACCCCAATCGTTCCAAAAACATAGGTAAGTGCATATGCAACTGCCATTTGACTTTCAGCCGTTTTCAGTTCTGTTCCTGAAAGCATACCCTTCATAGTAGAATCCGCTGTTCCTATGATTGCTGACTGTGTAAGACTACCTGCCAAAATTCCGCCAGCTTCTCCAGCTCCAATATTAAAAGTCTTAAACAAAACAATCGAAACTGCAAAAGCTACCACGGCGAAGAATATGGATAGGACAATAATTTTAAGGCCAGATCTTTTTAAACTTGCGAAGAATGAAGGTCCAACCTCATATCCGATAGTAAAAATAAATAGTGAGAAAAAGATTGTCTTCACCGTTCCGTCAATTTCGTAAGT contains:
- the aspT gene encoding aspartate-alanine antiporter, which translates into the protein MNIGLISHEVLETAQRITVTGFSDIAHYLIANPVISIFICLALGYFIGKVKIKSFTVGATVGTLLVGLLISLILKGAGTYEIDGTVKTIFFSLFIFTIGYEVGPSFFASLKRSGLKIIVLSIFFAVVAFAVSIVLFKTFNIGAGEAGGILAGSLTQSAIIGTADSTMKGMLSGTELKTAESQMAVAYALTYVFGTIGVVVFLRNGASKLIGANLTDTVKKKIEQTNFHESSSENTVVGNIKARAFCLEKGAELIGKTIGSIEEQYDDSLTIIQILRDGKQVNLAPDVQLLEKDTVMIIGLLDAVLNFEASGMKETNDSEALRLDVVKQEIVLTNNFSLDVIKNLSENGIVISERMRDNNILPEEEELKALDHLILVGPKAAISKAVKKLGYVKDTGTETDISFISIGLVVGLLIGAISFVVSKIPITLGSGGGALIGGLLFGYYQDRHSNYGLMPKATRWFCKSVGLNLFIAIVGLISGASFISALQSMGLKVLLIGILVTILPHIASVYFGRFVLKLDAVDIIGALCGAGTCTAALNGVVEEYDSSIFAIAYTPGYAMGNILLTVLGPLVVAICIH